The window TTGAGTCGGCCACCAGTAAGCTGATTGGCCATATCTCGCTTTACAGCATCAAAAGACTCCCTTTTTCCAGCGGTTTTGTAGGCTATTCAATCGATGAACGTGAAACGGGCAGGGGTATTGGCACGGAAGCAGTCAACCTTGTCACTAAATTTGCTTTCGAGAAAATCGCCTTACATCGGGTAGAGGCCTATGTGTCTCCCCGTAATGGCGGCTCGTTAAAAGTTCTGGAGAAGTCCGGATACCTCCAAGAAGGACTGTTGCGCAAACTTCTATACATTAACGGTGTTTGGGAAGATCATTATATTTACGCAATAGTGGAGGATGATTTTTGAAAGGGTAAGAGCGCATTGCGGAGATTATCAGCTAAAATAAAAAGCCGGTTCCTGTAAAAAAGGAATCGGCTTTTGTATATTTCCCGGGAAATAGGTCGAATTTATTTTACGGTATTAAATTTGTAGCCGTCAACAATTGTATCGAGTTTTCCAGTATCAGGG of the Sporosarcina sp. FSL K6-1508 genome contains:
- a CDS encoding GNAT family N-acetyltransferase, which codes for MILLEGQTCYLRILTEEDASIFTKLLKANIEYWSIFEPRHESSYFTVAVQREKIRESIYQMRDRREYNFGIFESATSKLIGHISLYSIKRLPFSSGFVGYSIDERETGRGIGTEAVNLVTKFAFEKIALHRVEAYVSPRNGGSLKVLEKSGYLQEGLLRKLLYINGVWEDHYIYAIVEDDF